A single genomic interval of Gammaproteobacteria bacterium harbors:
- a CDS encoding tyrosine-type recombinase/integrase, translated as MPVLPLTQAYIDNELHCPPDKKRIEMCDANSPGLYAEVRSVNPANPTWYLRYRDATGKTCHERIGAVRDISLADARKKAKELKAKIALGANPQEQARAAKAVLTLKEFLEEKYTPYASARKRSFTYDESMIRLRIVPTLGHFQLNQLTRHQIQTFHTDLRTEGLAPATCDHHLKLLRAALNLAVQWEMLDKNPVAKVPLFREDNRLERYLTDDELNRLLLALRTSKARMVSNAMLFLLATGARLNEALQTRWEHIDKANRTWRIPAANSKSKRVRSVPLNDAALEVLANLGTEGKNEYLFINTKTKEPLTVVNTVWGRIRIAAGLPNLRIHDLRHQHASMLVNSGRSLYEVQQILGHSDPSVTQRYAHLSTRTLQDASNSASEKIAQASKQPPALRVVS; from the coding sequence ATGCCCGTATTACCCCTGACCCAAGCCTACATCGATAACGAGCTGCACTGCCCGCCGGACAAGAAGCGCATCGAGATGTGCGACGCCAACTCACCCGGATTGTACGCCGAGGTCCGATCCGTCAACCCGGCCAACCCGACCTGGTATCTGAGATACCGCGACGCCACCGGGAAGACCTGCCATGAGCGCATCGGCGCGGTTCGGGATATATCGCTTGCCGACGCCCGCAAGAAGGCGAAGGAGTTGAAGGCGAAGATCGCCCTCGGCGCCAACCCGCAGGAACAGGCGCGGGCGGCTAAGGCGGTGCTGACCCTGAAGGAATTCCTGGAGGAGAAGTACACGCCGTATGCCAGCGCACGGAAGCGTTCGTTCACCTACGACGAATCGATGATCCGGCTGCGCATAGTGCCCACGCTCGGCCACTTCCAGCTCAACCAGCTGACCCGGCACCAGATCCAGACCTTCCACACGGACCTGCGTACCGAGGGCCTTGCGCCGGCCACTTGCGACCACCACCTGAAGCTGCTTCGGGCAGCACTGAACCTCGCGGTGCAGTGGGAGATGCTCGACAAGAACCCCGTCGCCAAGGTGCCGCTGTTCCGGGAGGACAATCGGCTCGAGCGCTATCTAACCGACGACGAGCTGAACCGGCTACTGCTCGCGCTCCGAACCTCCAAGGCCCGAATGGTATCCAATGCAATGTTATTCCTGCTCGCCACCGGCGCTCGCCTTAACGAAGCCTTGCAGACCCGCTGGGAACATATCGACAAGGCCAACCGGACCTGGAGGATTCCGGCGGCAAACAGCAAGTCGAAGCGCGTTCGCTCGGTGCCGTTGAACGACGCCGCCCTGGAGGTGCTCGCCAACCTCGGCACTGAGGGAAAGAACGAGTACTTGTTCATCAACACCAAGACCAAGGAACCGTTGACCGTGGTGAATACCGTATGGGGTCGGATTCGCATCGCTGCCGGTCTACCCAACCTGCGCATACACGACCTGAGACACCAGCACGCCAGCATGCTCGTGAATAGCGGGCGATCGCTCTACGAGGTGCAGCAGATCCTCGGCCACTCTGATCCGAGCGTGACGCAACGTTACGCCCATCTCTCGACCCGCACCCTGCAGGACGCCTCCAACAGTGCCTCGGAGAAGATCGCGCAGGCCAGCAAGCAACCGCCGGCACTCCGCGTCGTAAGCTGA